Proteins encoded together in one Terriglobus saanensis SP1PR4 window:
- a CDS encoding class I SAM-dependent methyltransferase, giving the protein MPDQTMSSTFDSAASTFEHQRSLPREVPEAIRAAIWSITGLSGPARVLDIGAGTGRIGRAFVAAGDSYFGVDTSLAMLQEFSIDAVNCTLTQADGNHLPFSDRSFDVVLLMQVLSGVDDWTGILDEARRVVRVGGCVVVGRSSNPEWGVDTQLKKQLKHILEDIHLAPFPTEQSRRQAMALLESLAARHTHAVAASWHVLATPNAFLLRHRTGARFVALPPNIQKQALEKLGAWAESTFGSLDAEFAETRSFEIDVYEF; this is encoded by the coding sequence ATGCCCGATCAAACGATGAGCTCCACTTTCGACTCCGCAGCGTCTACCTTCGAGCATCAACGTTCGCTTCCCAGGGAGGTGCCGGAAGCGATTCGTGCGGCCATATGGTCCATCACCGGCCTCTCTGGGCCAGCCCGGGTGCTCGACATCGGTGCCGGAACAGGACGAATCGGAAGAGCATTTGTCGCCGCAGGCGATTCCTACTTCGGCGTGGATACTTCCCTCGCAATGCTGCAGGAGTTTTCCATAGACGCCGTGAATTGCACTCTCACTCAGGCTGATGGAAACCATCTACCCTTCTCCGATCGCTCTTTTGACGTCGTGTTGTTGATGCAAGTCCTCAGTGGCGTGGACGACTGGACAGGGATACTCGACGAAGCCCGGCGCGTCGTGCGCGTGGGTGGGTGCGTGGTGGTCGGCCGTTCCTCCAATCCGGAGTGGGGAGTCGATACGCAGCTTAAGAAACAACTCAAACACATTCTGGAAGACATCCATCTTGCTCCTTTCCCCACGGAGCAGTCGCGACGACAGGCAATGGCCTTGTTGGAGTCTTTGGCCGCGCGGCATACCCATGCCGTGGCCGCCTCTTGGCACGTTCTCGCTACGCCGAATGCGTTTTTGCTGCGACATCGCACAGGCGCCCGGTTCGTCGCCCTTCCCCCCAATATCCAGAAACAGGCGCTTGAAAAGCTGGGCGCGTGGGCCGAGTCCACCTTTGGCTCTCTTGACGCCGAATTCGCCGAAACACGCAGCTTTGAAATAGATGTTTATGAGTTCTGA
- a CDS encoding uridine monophosphate kinase, which yields MTNQTQNGNSSLHKPGKQLFDSLSDAHLAKVSEHSSDFTILPWVNVVKIGGQSIMDRGRAAVYPLVSEIVANLSKYKMILGTGAGTRARHIYSVAIDLGLPTGVLTVLATAVAWQNAQMLHYLLAQYGIPFVEPEGFSTLPHYLMERNAVVCQGMPPYKLWEPNPATGRIPPQRTDTGCFLTAEVFAARKMIYVKDEDGLYTADPKKDRSAKYISRISVEELLALDLDDLIVERAVLEFLARSRNIHEIQFVNGLIPGQLTAALNGEPVGTIIYKNGHSNDHA from the coding sequence ATGACAAACCAAACACAAAACGGTAACTCGTCCCTACACAAGCCCGGCAAACAACTCTTTGATTCGCTTTCTGATGCGCATTTGGCAAAAGTCTCGGAGCATTCATCTGACTTCACCATCCTGCCTTGGGTCAATGTGGTTAAGATTGGAGGCCAAAGCATTATGGATCGCGGTCGAGCGGCCGTATATCCGCTGGTCAGCGAGATTGTGGCGAACCTAAGCAAATACAAGATGATCCTTGGAACCGGAGCCGGTACCCGCGCGCGTCACATCTATAGCGTCGCGATTGATCTTGGCCTGCCCACTGGAGTCCTGACCGTTCTCGCGACCGCCGTTGCCTGGCAGAATGCGCAGATGCTGCACTACCTGCTTGCCCAGTATGGAATACCCTTCGTTGAGCCAGAAGGCTTCAGCACGCTGCCGCATTATCTGATGGAGCGGAATGCCGTCGTCTGCCAAGGCATGCCTCCGTACAAGCTATGGGAGCCGAATCCGGCCACAGGCCGCATTCCGCCGCAACGCACCGATACCGGATGCTTCCTCACCGCCGAAGTCTTCGCGGCACGGAAGATGATTTACGTGAAAGACGAGGACGGCCTTTATACAGCCGATCCAAAGAAAGACCGCTCTGCCAAATATATTTCACGAATCTCGGTCGAAGAGTTGCTCGCTCTTGACCTCGACGATCTGATTGTGGAGCGTGCCGTTCTTGAGTTCCTTGCCCGGTCGCGCAACATCCACGAGATTCAGTTCGTGAACGGGCTGATACCTGGCCAACTGACCGCCGCACTGAATGGCGAACCCGTAGGAACCATCATCTACAAGAATGGACATTCGAATGACCATGCATAG